In Neisseria animalis, a single window of DNA contains:
- a CDS encoding helix-turn-helix domain-containing protein — MMETYEIIRALREDRNWSQKDMAEKLHMSVNGYAKIERGENSVNMFRLEQIAEVLEVDIHELIPISENHPMYFIIKGDRNISGNGNTFYQGQQELAVEIDKLKQTLTHKEEIISRLESELATLKKVMGLMQQDS; from the coding sequence ATGATGGAAACATACGAAATCATCCGCGCACTGCGTGAAGATCGCAACTGGTCACAAAAAGACATGGCTGAAAAGCTGCATATGTCGGTAAACGGCTATGCCAAAATCGAGCGTGGCGAAAACAGTGTGAATATGTTTCGCTTGGAGCAGATTGCGGAAGTTTTGGAAGTCGATATACACGAGCTTATTCCCATATCGGAAAACCATCCCATGTATTTCATCATCAAAGGCGACCGCAACATCAGCGGAAACGGCAACACTTTCTATCAAGGGCAACAAGAACTCGCTGTCGAAATCGACAAACTGAAACAAACGCTTACCCATAAAGAAGAAATCATCAGCCGCTTAGAAAGCGAACTGGCAACACTCAAAAAAGTTATGGGGCTGATGCAGCAGGATTCATAA
- a CDS encoding SH3 domain-containing protein — translation MKIIKIFLLCLSLTFSTSAFAVCYVSDPTGTPLNVRAKPAGKVIAKLKNGTPVVLIDHVAYYDRKGKAWIQIATPDNKKIGYVFDDYIVCNFDDVW, via the coding sequence ATGAAAATAATCAAAATATTCTTGCTTTGTTTGTCTTTAACATTTTCAACATCTGCTTTCGCTGTTTGTTATGTATCAGATCCGACAGGTACTCCTTTGAATGTTAGGGCGAAACCGGCAGGAAAAGTTATTGCAAAATTAAAAAACGGCACGCCTGTGGTTCTTATTGATCACGTAGCTTATTATGACAGAAAAGGTAAAGCATGGATTCAGATAGCTACTCCTGATAACAAGAAAATAGGCTATGTTTTTGATGATTACATCGTTTGCAATTTTGATGATGTTTGGTAA
- a CDS encoding 2,3-butanediol dehydrogenase: MKAARFYDKGDIRIEDIPEPTVAPGTVGINVAWCGICGTDLHEFMEGPIFIPPCGHPHPISGESAPVTMGHEFSGVVYAIGEGVDDIQVGQHVVVEPYIIHDDVPTGEGSNYHLSKDMNFIGLGGCGGGLAEKIAVKRRWVHPISDKIPLDQAALIEPLSVGHHAYVRSGAKEGDVALIGGAGPIGLLLAAVLKAKGIKVIITELSKARKDKAREAGVADYIFDPSETDVVAEVRKVTNGEGVDVAFECTSVNKVLDTLVEACKPTAKVVIVSIWSKPATINVHSVVMKELDVRGTIAYCNDHAETIKLVEAGKINLEPFITQRIKLDELISEGFERLIHNNESAVKIIVNPNL; this comes from the coding sequence ATGAAAGCAGCACGTTTTTACGATAAAGGCGACATCCGTATTGAAGACATTCCCGAACCGACCGTAGCCCCCGGTACTGTCGGCATCAATGTCGCTTGGTGCGGTATCTGCGGCACAGACTTGCATGAATTTATGGAAGGCCCGATTTTCATTCCGCCTTGCGGCCACCCCCACCCGATTTCCGGCGAATCCGCTCCTGTAACCATGGGTCATGAGTTTTCCGGTGTCGTGTATGCCATCGGCGAAGGCGTGGACGATATTCAAGTCGGTCAGCACGTTGTGGTCGAGCCATACATTATCCATGATGACGTACCGACGGGCGAAGGCAGCAACTACCATCTTTCCAAAGACATGAACTTCATCGGCTTGGGCGGCTGCGGTGGCGGTTTGGCAGAAAAAATCGCCGTCAAACGCCGCTGGGTACACCCGATTTCCGACAAAATCCCGCTTGACCAAGCCGCATTGATTGAGCCTTTGTCTGTCGGCCACCACGCTTATGTACGCAGCGGCGCGAAAGAAGGCGATGTTGCCTTAATCGGCGGTGCAGGCCCGATTGGTTTGCTGCTGGCTGCGGTATTGAAAGCCAAAGGCATCAAAGTCATCATTACCGAATTGAGCAAAGCGCGCAAAGACAAAGCCCGCGAAGCAGGTGTTGCCGATTATATTTTTGACCCGAGCGAAACCGATGTAGTCGCCGAAGTACGCAAAGTGACCAACGGCGAAGGGGTTGATGTGGCATTCGAATGCACCAGCGTGAATAAAGTGCTGGATACGCTGGTAGAAGCCTGCAAACCGACCGCCAAAGTGGTGATTGTGTCGATTTGGAGCAAACCTGCAACCATCAATGTCCACAGCGTGGTCATGAAAGAATTGGACGTGCGCGGCACCATCGCCTACTGCAACGACCACGCCGAAACCATCAAATTGGTGGAAGCCGGCAAAATCAACCTCGAACCATTCATCACCCAACGCATCAAGTTGGACGAACTGATTTCCGAAGGCTTCGAGCGTTTGATTCACAACAACGAATCAGCGGTAAAAATTATCGTCAATCCTAATTTGTAA
- a CDS encoding histone deacetylase family protein, which produces MKKLLQRLRTRLRRLFGKNARTVWISHPLFHRHNPGSNHPDRPERIAAIESALKAEGIWQHLQTAEAEEIRDAQLALVHPRRYLAHLEANRPQEGKIYRLDDDTVMNHESLTAARFAAGAVVQAVDMVMKKKAWHAFCAVRPPGHHAQSSKAGGFCLINNAAVGVMHAIAEYRLQRVAVIDFDVHHGDGTTEIFQNDPRVLLLDMYETDLFPFPDFSSKTRNPDMLHTPFQAAADSQTFRRTIRNRWLPRLAAFQPELVVLCAGFDAHREDETGRLHLHEADYAWLTHKIVQTATACPGRIVSVLEGGYTLTSLAKSAAAHIRVLAGLPEAESVQAYRQRLNGRKKT; this is translated from the coding sequence ATGAAAAAACTCCTCCAAAGACTGCGTACCCGCCTGCGCCGCCTGTTCGGTAAAAATGCCCGCACCGTCTGGATTTCCCACCCCCTTTTCCACCGGCACAACCCCGGCAGCAACCACCCCGACCGCCCCGAGCGCATCGCTGCGATTGAAAGCGCCCTCAAAGCCGAAGGAATCTGGCAGCACCTGCAAACCGCCGAAGCCGAGGAAATCCGCGATGCACAGCTCGCCTTGGTACACCCGCGCCGCTATCTTGCCCATCTTGAAGCCAACCGTCCGCAGGAAGGCAAAATCTACCGTCTCGACGACGATACCGTGATGAACCACGAATCGCTGACTGCCGCACGTTTCGCTGCCGGTGCAGTCGTCCAAGCCGTCGATATGGTGATGAAGAAAAAAGCATGGCATGCTTTTTGCGCCGTCCGCCCGCCGGGTCATCACGCCCAAAGCAGCAAAGCAGGCGGATTCTGCCTGATTAACAATGCCGCCGTCGGCGTGATGCACGCCATCGCCGAATACCGTTTGCAGCGCGTTGCCGTCATCGACTTCGACGTCCATCACGGGGACGGCACAACCGAAATCTTTCAAAACGACCCCCGCGTTCTGTTGCTGGATATGTATGAAACCGACCTTTTCCCCTTCCCCGATTTCAGCAGCAAAACACGCAACCCCGATATGCTGCACACCCCCTTCCAAGCCGCTGCCGACAGCCAAACCTTCCGCCGCACCATACGCAACCGCTGGCTGCCCCGTCTGGCCGCTTTCCAACCGGAATTGGTCGTACTCTGCGCCGGGTTTGACGCACATCGTGAAGACGAAACCGGCCGTCTGCATCTGCACGAAGCCGATTACGCATGGCTTACCCACAAAATCGTTCAAACCGCAACCGCCTGCCCGGGGCGCATCGTTTCCGTACTGGAAGGCGGCTACACCCTCACATCGCTTGCCAAATCCGCAGCCGCCCATATCCGCGTACTGGCCGGACTGCCCGAGGCAGAAAGTGTACAGGCATACCGCCAACGTCTGAACGGCAGAAAAAAAACCTAA
- the yajC gene encoding preprotein translocase subunit YajC: protein MDQSVIAQFAPLVLIMVVFYFLIMRPQQKKFKAHQAMLNELKVGDKVVLAAGFKGRVTKVGEQFFGVEIGRGVEVEVERNSIASKVE, encoded by the coding sequence ATGGATCAAAGCGTTATCGCACAATTTGCCCCCTTAGTCCTGATTATGGTGGTGTTCTATTTCCTGATTATGCGCCCGCAGCAAAAGAAATTCAAAGCGCACCAAGCCATGCTGAATGAATTGAAAGTCGGCGATAAAGTGGTTTTGGCAGCAGGTTTCAAAGGCCGTGTAACGAAAGTCGGCGAGCAGTTTTTCGGTGTGGAAATCGGCCGCGGCGTGGAAGTGGAAGTCGAACGCAATTCGATTGCCAGCAAAGTCGAATAA
- the secD gene encoding protein translocase subunit SecD, producing the protein MNRYPLWKYLLIALTIAVSVVYSLPNLFGETPAVQVSTNRQSIIINEQTQNRVAAALQAENIQTDGMFVVDNSLKVRFKDAETQLKARDVIENTLGEGYITALNLLADSPEWMAKINANPMFLGLDLRGGVHFTMQVDMKAAMQKTFERYAGDIRRELRRQKIRVGTIRQTENSLSVPFQDAADVQKALPELRRLLPDATLNASGNDIVLTLSDEVVNKVRSDAVKQNITTLHNRVNELGVAEPVIQQSGADRIVVQLPGVQDTAKAKDIIGRTATLEVRMVEDDAAKVQAALSGNVPAGFELLYSAGEHPMPTLVSKQVELTGDNINDAQPSFDEMGAPAVSINLDGTGGTIFGELTAANVGKRMAMVLIDQGKSEVVTAPVIRQPITGGRVQISGSMSSAEANDTSLLLRAGSLAAPMEIVEERTIGPSLGKENIEKGFNSTLWGFAAVSLFMVVYYRLMGLFSTIALSTNILFLVAILSALQATMTLPGIAALALTLGMAIDSNVLINERIREELRAGAQPQAAIYSGFQHAWATIVDSNLTSLIAGIALLVFGSGPVRGFAVVHCIGILTSMFSSVVVFRAMVNLWYGGRRKLQSISIGSVWKQPAATPAADKE; encoded by the coding sequence ATGAACCGTTACCCTTTATGGAAATACCTGCTGATTGCATTGACGATTGCGGTGTCGGTGGTTTATTCACTGCCCAATCTCTTTGGTGAAACACCGGCGGTGCAGGTATCGACCAACCGACAATCCATCATTATCAACGAGCAGACGCAAAATCGTGTGGCTGCCGCGCTTCAGGCGGAAAATATCCAAACGGACGGTATGTTTGTTGTGGACAATTCGCTCAAGGTACGCTTTAAAGACGCGGAAACCCAGCTCAAAGCACGCGACGTTATCGAAAATACCTTAGGCGAGGGCTATATTACCGCACTCAACCTGCTGGCAGACAGCCCCGAATGGATGGCGAAAATCAATGCCAATCCGATGTTCTTGGGTTTGGACTTGCGCGGCGGCGTGCATTTCACCATGCAGGTGGACATGAAAGCGGCGATGCAGAAGACGTTTGAACGCTATGCCGGCGACATTCGCCGCGAACTGCGCCGCCAAAAAATCCGTGTCGGCACTATCCGCCAAACCGAAAACAGCCTGAGCGTACCGTTCCAAGATGCGGCAGATGTGCAGAAAGCGTTGCCCGAATTGCGCCGTCTGCTGCCTGATGCCACGCTGAATGCCAGCGGCAATGATATTGTGCTGACTTTGTCGGACGAAGTGGTGAACAAAGTACGTTCGGACGCGGTGAAACAAAACATCACAACGCTGCACAACCGTGTCAACGAATTGGGTGTGGCCGAGCCGGTGATCCAGCAGTCGGGTGCGGACCGTATCGTGGTTCAGTTGCCGGGCGTACAGGATACGGCGAAAGCCAAGGACATTATCGGCCGTACGGCAACATTGGAAGTCCGCATGGTTGAAGACGATGCAGCTAAAGTGCAAGCGGCGTTGAGCGGCAATGTGCCGGCGGGTTTCGAGTTGCTGTATAGCGCGGGCGAACATCCTATGCCGACTTTGGTCAGCAAGCAGGTGGAATTGACCGGCGATAATATTAACGATGCACAACCGAGCTTCGATGAAATGGGCGCGCCTGCCGTCAGCATTAACTTGGACGGTACGGGCGGTACGATTTTCGGCGAATTGACGGCGGCCAATGTCGGCAAACGTATGGCGATGGTCTTGATTGATCAGGGTAAGTCCGAAGTGGTAACCGCTCCGGTGATTCGCCAGCCGATTACCGGCGGCCGCGTACAGATTTCCGGCAGCATGAGCAGTGCAGAAGCCAATGATACGTCGCTGCTGCTGCGTGCCGGTTCGCTGGCTGCGCCGATGGAGATTGTCGAAGAACGTACCATCGGCCCGTCTTTGGGTAAGGAAAACATTGAAAAAGGTTTCAACTCTACTTTGTGGGGTTTTGCTGCCGTGTCATTGTTTATGGTGGTGTATTACCGCCTGATGGGTTTGTTCTCGACCATCGCACTTTCGACCAATATTCTGTTCTTAGTGGCGATTTTGTCGGCATTGCAGGCAACCATGACGCTGCCGGGTATTGCTGCGCTGGCATTGACGCTGGGTATGGCGATTGACTCGAACGTATTGATTAACGAGCGTATCCGCGAGGAACTCCGCGCCGGCGCGCAGCCTCAGGCGGCTATTTATTCGGGCTTCCAACATGCTTGGGCAACGATTGTCGATTCCAACCTGACTTCTCTGATTGCCGGTATCGCTTTGTTGGTATTCGGTTCCGGGCCGGTGCGCGGTTTTGCCGTGGTGCACTGTATCGGCATTCTGACATCGATGTTTTCATCGGTTGTGGTGTTCCGCGCCATGGTTAATCTGTGGTACGGCGGACGCCGCAAGCTGCAAAGCATTTCTATCGGCTCGGTTTGGAAACAGCCGGCCGCCACCCCTGCGGCGGATAAGGAGTAA
- the secF gene encoding protein translocase subunit SecF, translated as MELFRIKRDIPFMRYGKLTTFISLFTFIAAVFFLVTKGLNFSVEFTGGTVMEVQYSQGADLNKTRERLDTLQLGDVQVQALGTNRHVMIRLPNKDGLPSAQLSNNVMDLLKQDAPDVTLRQVEFIGPQVGEELVTNGLLALGMVIVGIIVYLSMRFEWRFAVSAIIANMHDIVIILGCFAFFQWEFSLTVLAGILAVLGYSVNESVVVFDRIRENFRKPAMRNHSVPEVIDNAITATMSRTIITHGSTEAMVVSMLVFGGAALHGFSMALTIGIVFGIYSSVLVASPLLLMFGLNRDNLAKANQKKEEVVV; from the coding sequence ATGGAATTATTCAGAATCAAGCGCGATATTCCGTTTATGCGCTATGGCAAGCTGACGACTTTTATTTCGTTGTTTACATTTATTGCCGCCGTATTCTTTCTGGTTACCAAAGGTCTGAACTTCTCGGTGGAGTTTACCGGCGGTACGGTGATGGAAGTGCAATACAGCCAAGGTGCGGATTTGAACAAAACCCGCGAGCGTTTAGATACGCTTCAGTTGGGCGATGTGCAGGTGCAGGCTTTGGGTACGAACCGGCATGTTATGATTCGTCTGCCGAATAAAGACGGTTTGCCTTCGGCACAGTTGTCCAATAATGTGATGGATTTGCTGAAACAGGATGCGCCCGATGTCACGCTGCGCCAAGTCGAATTTATCGGTCCGCAGGTCGGCGAAGAGTTGGTGACCAACGGCTTGCTGGCTTTGGGCATGGTAATTGTCGGCATTATCGTATATCTCTCCATGCGTTTTGAGTGGCGTTTTGCCGTGTCGGCGATTATTGCCAATATGCACGATATTGTGATTATTCTTGGCTGTTTTGCGTTCTTTCAATGGGAGTTTTCGCTGACCGTATTGGCAGGTATTTTGGCTGTACTGGGTTATTCGGTAAACGAATCGGTTGTGGTGTTCGACCGTATCCGCGAAAATTTCCGCAAGCCTGCCATGCGTAACCACAGTGTGCCGGAAGTGATTGACAACGCTATTACCGCGACCATGAGCCGTACCATCATTACCCACGGTTCGACTGAGGCAATGGTGGTGTCGATGCTGGTTTTCGGCGGTGCGGCGTTGCACGGTTTCTCAATGGCACTGACCATCGGTATCGTCTTCGGTATTTATTCTTCAGTCTTGGTGGCCAGCCCGCTGCTGCTGATGTTTGGCTTGAACCGCGATAATTTGGCGAAAGCGAATCAGAAAAAAGAAGAAGTCGTCGTTTAA
- a CDS encoding sodium-dependent transporter, whose protein sequence is MATQASWSSKIGFILAAAGSAIGLGAIWKFPYTAGTNGGAVFFLMFLVFTVLVALPVQLAEFYIGRTSGKNAVDAFKTLAPNTAWPWIGRMGVAACFVLLSFYSVVGGWVVNYAVHALTGEIRAGADFEALFGATIANPWSVLLYQGVFMLLTVWVVKGGISDGIEKANRYMMPALFVLFVVLAVRSLTLPGAAQGVEFLLKPDWSHFTPHTMLTALGQAFFALSIGVSTMITYASYLSKKEDLFRSGNSIMWMNLLVSLLAGLVIFPAVFAFGFEPSQGPGLIFIVLPAVFMKIPFGEVLFAVFMLLVAFATLTSAFSMLETVIAAAIRQDESKRRNRTWLIGSAIFIVGIPSALSFGVLGEWKVFGKTVFDLWDYIITALIMPISSFFVALFVAWLRDRQSVLADAGEGSTVPKAVIRLWLNMLRYVAPVAILLVFAHTLGWI, encoded by the coding sequence ATGGCTACTCAAGCTTCATGGTCGTCCAAAATCGGCTTTATCCTTGCTGCGGCAGGTTCGGCAATCGGTTTGGGTGCGATTTGGAAATTTCCCTATACCGCAGGAACCAACGGCGGCGCGGTATTTTTCCTGATGTTTTTGGTGTTTACCGTGTTAGTGGCATTGCCGGTGCAGTTGGCGGAATTTTATATCGGCAGAACCAGCGGTAAAAATGCCGTTGATGCGTTTAAAACGCTTGCTCCGAATACTGCGTGGCCGTGGATCGGGCGGATGGGTGTGGCGGCGTGTTTCGTGCTGCTGTCGTTTTACAGCGTGGTCGGCGGCTGGGTGGTTAATTACGCGGTACACGCGCTGACGGGGGAAATCCGTGCCGGTGCGGATTTTGAGGCTTTGTTCGGTGCGACCATCGCGAATCCGTGGAGCGTGCTGCTGTATCAGGGTGTGTTTATGCTGCTGACGGTGTGGGTGGTGAAAGGCGGTATTTCAGACGGCATCGAGAAGGCAAACCGTTATATGATGCCGGCGTTGTTTGTGTTGTTTGTGGTGCTGGCCGTGCGTTCGCTGACGCTGCCGGGTGCGGCGCAGGGTGTAGAATTTTTGCTCAAACCGGACTGGTCGCATTTTACGCCGCATACTATGCTGACCGCGCTGGGACAGGCGTTTTTCGCGCTCAGTATCGGCGTTTCAACCATGATTACTTATGCTTCGTATCTGAGTAAGAAGGAAGATTTGTTCCGTTCGGGCAACAGTATTATGTGGATGAATCTGCTGGTGTCGCTGCTGGCGGGCTTGGTGATTTTTCCGGCCGTGTTTGCATTCGGTTTCGAGCCCAGTCAGGGGCCGGGTTTGATTTTCATCGTGCTGCCGGCGGTATTTATGAAAATTCCGTTCGGCGAAGTGTTGTTTGCGGTGTTTATGCTGCTGGTTGCTTTTGCGACGCTGACCTCGGCTTTCTCGATGTTGGAAACGGTCATTGCCGCCGCGATACGCCAAGACGAAAGTAAACGCCGCAACCGCACATGGCTGATCGGCAGTGCGATTTTCATTGTCGGGATACCGTCTGCGCTGTCGTTCGGCGTGTTGGGAGAGTGGAAGGTTTTCGGGAAAACGGTGTTTGATTTGTGGGACTATATTATTACCGCGCTGATTATGCCGATCAGTTCGTTTTTTGTGGCACTGTTTGTCGCATGGCTGCGCGACCGGCAGTCGGTGCTGGCGGATGCGGGAGAGGGCAGTACTGTTCCGAAGGCGGTTATCCGTTTGTGGCTGAATATGCTGCGTTATGTTGCGCCGGTGGCGATTCTGCTGGTGTTTGCCCATACGTTGGGTTGGATTTAA
- a CDS encoding ProQ/FINO family protein: MTQETALGAALKSAVQTMSKKKQTDMIADHIYGKYDVFKRFKPLAVGIDQDLIAALPQYDPVLIARVLANHCRRPRYLKALARGGKRFDLNNRFKGEVSPEEQAIAQQHPAVRQALAAQAERQAAKDAGQTSAAEATPAETAETSGTAAE; this comes from the coding sequence ATGACACAAGAAACCGCTTTGGGCGCCGCGCTGAAATCCGCCGTCCAAACCATGAGCAAAAAGAAGCAGACTGACATGATTGCCGACCACATCTACGGCAAATACGACGTATTCAAACGCTTCAAACCTCTGGCCGTCGGCATAGACCAAGATTTGATTGCCGCCCTGCCCCAATACGACCCCGTCCTGATTGCCCGCGTATTGGCCAACCACTGCCGCCGTCCGCGCTACCTGAAAGCACTGGCACGCGGCGGCAAACGCTTCGATCTGAACAACCGTTTCAAAGGCGAAGTCAGCCCCGAAGAACAAGCCATCGCCCAACAGCACCCGGCCGTACGGCAGGCGCTCGCCGCACAAGCCGAACGGCAGGCAGCCAAAGATGCCGGACAAACCTCCGCCGCCGAAGCGACACCGGCGGAAACTGCCGAAACAAGCGGAACAGCCGCCGAATAA
- the aroC gene encoding chorismate synthase, with protein MAGNTFGQLFTVTTFGESHGPALGCIIDGCPPGLPLNEQDIQTDLDRRKPGTNRHVTQRREADEVEILSGVFEGRTTGTPIALLIRNTDQRSKDYGNIARQFRPGHADYTYWHKYGIRDYRGGGRSSARETAARVAAGAVAKKWLKTQFGTEIACWVTQVGEQEIAFENEDFIAENPFFAANRSQIAELEAYMDSVRKSLDSVGAKLHIEARGVPVGLGEPVFDRLDADIAHALMSINAVKGVEIGDGFDVVAQRGSVHGDELAPQGFQSNHAGGILGGISTGQTITANFAIKPTSSIATPRRSIDTDGNAVEIATHGRHDPCVGLRAAPIAEAMLALVLMDHAMRHRAQNTGVCVNTPDIARLG; from the coding sequence ATGGCAGGCAACACTTTCGGACAACTCTTCACCGTTACTACTTTCGGCGAAAGCCACGGCCCGGCATTGGGCTGCATCATCGACGGCTGCCCGCCGGGACTGCCGTTAAACGAACAAGACATCCAAACCGACCTCGACCGCCGCAAACCCGGCACCAACCGCCATGTGACCCAACGGCGCGAAGCCGACGAAGTGGAAATCCTATCCGGCGTGTTCGAAGGCCGAACCACCGGCACGCCGATTGCGCTGCTCATCCGCAACACCGACCAGCGCAGCAAAGACTACGGCAACATCGCCCGCCAATTCCGCCCCGGCCACGCCGACTATACCTACTGGCACAAATACGGTATCCGCGACTACCGCGGCGGCGGCAGGAGTTCCGCCCGCGAAACCGCCGCGCGCGTGGCCGCCGGTGCTGTGGCCAAAAAATGGCTGAAAACACAATTCGGCACCGAAATCGCCTGCTGGGTTACCCAAGTGGGCGAGCAGGAAATTGCTTTTGAAAACGAAGATTTTATTGCGGAAAACCCGTTTTTTGCCGCCAACCGTTCGCAAATTGCCGAACTCGAAGCCTATATGGACAGCGTGCGCAAATCGCTCGACAGCGTGGGCGCGAAGCTGCACATCGAAGCGCGCGGCGTACCCGTCGGCTTGGGCGAGCCGGTGTTCGACCGCCTTGATGCCGATATTGCCCATGCGCTGATGTCCATCAATGCCGTCAAAGGCGTGGAAATCGGCGACGGCTTCGACGTGGTGGCGCAACGCGGCAGCGTGCACGGCGACGAGCTCGCCCCGCAAGGCTTCCAATCCAACCATGCGGGCGGCATCCTCGGCGGCATTTCCACCGGCCAAACCATCACCGCCAATTTCGCCATCAAACCGACCAGCTCCATCGCCACGCCGCGCCGGAGCATCGATACCGACGGCAACGCGGTGGAAATCGCCACACACGGCCGCCACGACCCCTGCGTAGGCTTGCGCGCCGCGCCGATTGCCGAGGCCATGCTTGCGCTGGTGCTGATGGATCACGCCATGCGACATCGCGCACAAAACACCGGCGTATGCGTGAATACGCCCGACATCGCGCGTTTGGGTTAA